A genomic window from Phragmitibacter flavus includes:
- a CDS encoding DEAD/DEAH box helicase has protein sequence MPGAAEVESFLSLFDAPTITAARQLVETRRTRILKHGAENFLAEISFEDEIIQATFKKHKQIWSGNTDATGAQHKIALCAAMLEAEMTHGQFGGTEPQLSLTEIVEDKLSRKLAATEEQYLAKVEKRHERYQALGEIHDHDLVRLNSRWPIQSYEPLKLWPKPPKDVLEFWNYLAAALVDRKLTYPAFLESVTDLAGTNAKLDAWKQAEDLPRWAELIREFSQRENPTLTEAELRLIITPAEARFQLHDLEQDKWRTLVEDELDQFLAQDRLNALRLPLPSRILIESAARWIPRQLQPIIRLEEHDAAHWLASLLTQPELSHHLVSLNETPFRQSPSPLNWTAEEVPAEGPRAATIILHLRDGEGNEPQKPLRYLPAAQPLYLASDTLYRGPANFEEGTQAQTSIEIPLQALASEEGIQFLNKLGIDLPPNLAQKVTRETFNVRLIAKCLPKAEQGSTEHASISVEATSSNGLLTQRLRGRRWEMQEQLRAPDDTIPCYDRNTLDIAIPLVEGIKGTYDLELDAFRVRVTKTFPQQFETWARSLPETVTLQTDDRLQSILEDPLTAKVRLEVNETGMDWFDLRLVFDIEGLELKPAEIRRLIAARGGYVRLADGTWRSVKLELSEEQQDAFAALGIDLNDLSDEAHPIHARQLALQQRRELLPPELWDTVRERLNSLDLQTKPDVPAELNATLRPYQVEGFQFLVYLAINRFGGVLADDMGLGKTMQSITWMLWLRNHAIAEGRPLSPILVVCPKSVLDVWAIEIAKAAPSLRVQVLREKDTLNIEETKANIDVLVLNYAQLRACIEDLSKVPWLAAILDEGQQIKNPDSKVAKAARLLQAQNRLVLTGTPLENRLLDLWSLMTFATPGALGDRAYFQKHFDRRKDDRAAERLSARLRPFILRRTKSQVARDLPPRSEESMLCELSGIQEQLYREQLANAQHMILTATGADALSKRRFAILQAITRLRQICCHPALVQPDAINEESAKLNALMELLDQLHDEGHKVLVFSQFVTMLKIIRDKLIELDRPHHWLTGATQNRAEVVESFQNTPDPSVFLLSLKAGGSGLNLTAASYVVLYDPWWNPAVENQAIDRAHRIGQTQPVMAYRLLAKNTIEEKIQRLQQQKQFMSQDVLGSESFSRSLDRADLEYLFGIGDPPDDAHTAD, from the coding sequence ATGCCTGGTGCCGCCGAAGTAGAATCTTTCCTCAGTCTGTTTGATGCCCCCACCATCACCGCCGCAAGGCAGTTGGTTGAAACTCGCAGGACCCGTATCCTGAAGCACGGAGCCGAAAACTTCCTCGCCGAAATCTCCTTCGAGGACGAAATCATCCAGGCCACCTTCAAAAAACACAAACAAATCTGGTCCGGCAACACCGACGCCACCGGTGCCCAACACAAAATCGCCCTCTGTGCCGCCATGCTCGAGGCCGAAATGACCCACGGCCAGTTTGGCGGCACCGAACCCCAGCTCAGCCTCACCGAGATCGTCGAAGACAAACTCTCCCGCAAACTTGCCGCCACCGAAGAGCAATACCTCGCCAAGGTCGAAAAACGACACGAACGCTACCAGGCTCTCGGCGAAATCCACGATCACGACCTCGTCCGACTCAACTCCCGCTGGCCCATCCAAAGTTACGAACCCCTCAAACTTTGGCCAAAACCCCCCAAAGACGTTCTCGAATTCTGGAACTACCTTGCCGCCGCCCTCGTCGACCGCAAACTCACCTACCCCGCCTTCCTCGAAAGCGTCACCGACCTCGCCGGCACCAACGCCAAACTCGACGCCTGGAAACAAGCCGAAGACCTTCCCCGCTGGGCCGAACTCATCCGCGAATTCAGCCAGCGCGAAAACCCCACCCTCACCGAGGCCGAACTACGCCTCATCATCACCCCCGCCGAAGCGCGCTTCCAGCTCCACGACCTCGAACAGGACAAATGGCGCACCCTGGTTGAAGACGAGCTCGACCAGTTCCTCGCCCAAGACCGCCTCAACGCCCTCCGCCTGCCCCTTCCTTCGCGCATCCTCATCGAATCCGCCGCCCGCTGGATTCCGCGTCAACTTCAGCCCATCATCCGACTCGAAGAACACGACGCCGCCCACTGGCTCGCCTCGCTCCTCACCCAACCCGAACTCAGCCACCACCTCGTCAGCCTCAACGAAACCCCCTTCCGCCAGTCACCCAGCCCGCTGAACTGGACCGCCGAAGAGGTCCCTGCCGAAGGCCCACGCGCCGCCACCATCATCCTCCATCTGCGCGATGGTGAAGGCAACGAACCCCAAAAGCCCCTTCGTTACCTCCCCGCCGCCCAGCCTCTTTACCTCGCCTCCGACACCCTCTATCGCGGTCCCGCCAACTTTGAAGAAGGCACCCAGGCGCAAACCTCCATCGAAATCCCCCTCCAGGCCCTCGCCAGCGAAGAAGGCATCCAGTTCCTTAATAAACTCGGCATCGACCTCCCGCCCAACCTCGCCCAAAAAGTCACCCGCGAGACTTTCAACGTCCGACTCATCGCCAAATGCCTCCCCAAGGCTGAACAGGGCTCCACCGAACACGCCAGCATCAGCGTCGAGGCCACCAGCTCCAACGGCCTCCTCACCCAGCGCCTGCGCGGCCGCCGCTGGGAAATGCAGGAACAACTCCGCGCTCCCGACGACACCATTCCCTGCTACGACCGCAATACCCTCGACATTGCCATTCCGCTCGTCGAAGGCATCAAGGGCACTTACGACCTCGAACTCGACGCCTTCCGCGTCCGCGTCACCAAAACCTTCCCCCAACAATTCGAAACCTGGGCCCGCTCCCTCCCTGAAACCGTCACCCTGCAAACTGACGACCGGCTTCAGTCGATCCTCGAAGACCCGCTCACTGCCAAAGTCCGCCTCGAAGTCAACGAAACCGGCATGGACTGGTTCGACCTCCGCCTCGTTTTTGACATCGAAGGCCTCGAACTCAAACCCGCCGAAATCCGCCGCCTTATCGCCGCCCGCGGTGGTTACGTCCGTCTCGCCGACGGCACCTGGCGCTCCGTCAAACTCGAACTCAGCGAAGAACAACAAGACGCCTTTGCCGCCCTTGGCATCGACCTCAACGACCTCTCCGACGAAGCCCACCCCATTCACGCCCGTCAACTCGCCCTGCAGCAACGCAGGGAACTCCTCCCGCCCGAACTCTGGGACACCGTCCGCGAACGCCTCAACTCCCTCGACCTTCAGACCAAACCCGACGTTCCCGCCGAACTCAACGCCACCCTCCGTCCCTATCAGGTCGAAGGTTTCCAGTTTCTCGTCTACCTCGCCATCAACCGCTTCGGCGGGGTTCTTGCCGACGACATGGGTCTCGGCAAAACCATGCAGTCCATCACCTGGATGCTCTGGTTGCGCAATCACGCCATTGCCGAAGGCCGTCCCCTCAGTCCGATTCTCGTCGTCTGCCCCAAATCGGTCCTCGACGTCTGGGCCATCGAAATTGCCAAAGCTGCCCCCAGCCTACGCGTCCAGGTCTTGCGCGAAAAAGACACCCTCAACATTGAGGAAACCAAGGCCAACATCGACGTCCTCGTCCTCAATTACGCGCAACTCCGCGCCTGCATTGAAGACCTCTCCAAGGTCCCCTGGCTCGCCGCCATCCTGGACGAAGGCCAGCAAATCAAGAATCCCGACTCCAAAGTCGCCAAAGCCGCCCGCCTCCTCCAAGCCCAGAACCGCCTCGTCCTCACCGGCACGCCCCTTGAGAACCGCCTCCTCGATCTCTGGTCGCTCATGACCTTCGCCACCCCTGGTGCCCTCGGTGACCGCGCCTACTTCCAGAAGCACTTCGACCGACGCAAAGACGACCGCGCCGCCGAGCGACTCAGCGCCCGACTCCGCCCCTTCATCCTGCGCCGCACCAAGTCCCAGGTTGCCCGCGACCTCCCCCCACGCTCCGAAGAATCCATGCTCTGCGAACTCAGCGGCATCCAGGAACAACTTTATCGCGAGCAGTTGGCCAACGCGCAGCACATGATCCTCACCGCCACCGGTGCCGATGCCCTCAGCAAACGCCGCTTCGCGATTCTCCAGGCGATCACCCGACTCCGTCAAATCTGCTGTCACCCCGCCCTTGTTCAGCCCGACGCCATCAACGAAGAAAGCGCCAAGCTCAACGCCCTCATGGAACTCCTCGACCAGCTGCACGACGAAGGCCACAAGGTCCTCGTCTTCTCGCAGTTCGTCACCATGCTCAAAATCATCCGAGACAAACTCATCGAACTCGACCGCCCCCACCACTGGCTCACCGGAGCCACCCAAAACCGCGCCGAGGTCGTCGAAAGCTTCCAGAACACCCCCGACCCCAGCGTCTTCCTCCTCTCCCTCAAAGCCGGTGGCAGCGGCCTCAACCTCACCGCCGCCAGCTACGTCGTTCTCTACGACCCCTGGTGGAACCCCGCCGTCGAAAACCAAGCCATCGACCGCGCCCACCGCATCGGCCAGACCCAACCCGTCATGGCCTACCGTCTCCTGGCGAAAAACACCATCGAAGAAAAAATCCAGCGCCTCCAGCAGCAGAAACAATTCATGTCCCAAGACGTCCTCGGCAGCGAAAGCTTCTCCCGCTCCCTTGATCGCGCCGACCTCGAATACCTCTTCGGCATCGGCGATCCACCCGACGACGCTCACACTGCGGATTGA
- a CDS encoding peroxiredoxin family protein, giving the protein MRVGWMMLCLGFSFPLHGEEVLPGHSSHGEVFNEGPRQRAVLMEGMGKVNFPISTKNAEAQRFFNQGVGQLHGFWYYEAERSFRQVAMLDPECAMAFWGCAMANVNNEKRAKGFIAEAMKLKRKASAREVMWIDALNRFYDSAKREAKDRHLGFIEDLESVVQEHPEDLEARAFLAWAIWKAKDGGVPMVSREAVDGILKGILEKEPMHPAHHYRIHLWDTGKAKRALNSAALCGQSAPGIAHMWHMPAHTYSKTSRARDSAWAQEAALRVDHAYVARSRVLTDQIHNYAHNAEWLIRVWNDLGRAEESVELAKNLLSMPQHPNGNTLEKKNSAASYGRTRLLETLLKFELWEKVLELDGSSLLDVTANRSHEFARLRAMGVAAFFSGDQARLAKTVAKAGSLKKSAPKKVAEKKETEKEKKDKPATEKKEAEPSLEDQAMAELRVLEMMMAKKPKEQIVKLLEALKGVPNDRLARYHQRLGNQEKAIEMANKLPTDAAGQALRVEILLGYGKREEALKVFDKVGELGAAMDTDLPFSKKLDEASVELGIEGGWRKSVEVSKEGADRPALDSLGPLHWSPVAAKELKAADADGVVREVAEDFAGKPVLVFFYLSGECSHCVSQLKAFHETAAKFKEAGVEMVAIGNESPADLGRTAKLIGSENEPRVKLLADAKLEAFKAWGCHDDFEQSPLHGTFLLDGHGKVRWQDVGYQPFDNTTFLLAELKRLLGLP; this is encoded by the coding sequence ATGCGCGTTGGATGGATGATGTTGTGTTTGGGCTTTTCGTTTCCTCTTCACGGTGAGGAGGTGTTGCCGGGGCATTCTTCGCATGGGGAGGTGTTCAACGAGGGGCCACGACAGCGGGCGGTGTTGATGGAAGGGATGGGCAAGGTGAATTTCCCGATCAGCACGAAGAACGCGGAGGCCCAACGGTTTTTCAATCAGGGCGTGGGGCAGTTGCATGGGTTTTGGTATTATGAGGCAGAGCGTTCGTTCCGGCAGGTGGCCATGCTGGACCCGGAGTGTGCGATGGCTTTTTGGGGATGTGCGATGGCGAATGTGAACAATGAAAAGCGGGCTAAGGGGTTCATTGCGGAGGCGATGAAACTCAAAAGGAAGGCCTCGGCGCGGGAGGTGATGTGGATCGATGCGCTGAACCGGTTTTATGACAGTGCCAAGCGGGAGGCGAAGGATCGGCATCTGGGCTTCATTGAGGATTTGGAGTCGGTGGTGCAGGAGCATCCGGAGGATCTGGAGGCTCGGGCGTTTTTGGCTTGGGCGATCTGGAAAGCAAAGGATGGTGGAGTGCCGATGGTGAGTCGGGAAGCGGTGGATGGGATTTTGAAAGGGATCTTGGAAAAGGAGCCGATGCATCCGGCGCATCATTACCGGATTCATTTGTGGGACACGGGCAAAGCGAAGCGGGCGCTGAATTCGGCGGCGTTGTGTGGTCAGAGTGCTCCGGGAATTGCGCACATGTGGCACATGCCGGCGCATACCTACAGCAAGACGAGTCGTGCTCGGGATTCGGCATGGGCGCAGGAGGCGGCGCTGAGGGTGGATCATGCTTATGTGGCGCGGTCGAGGGTGTTGACGGATCAGATTCACAACTATGCGCACAATGCGGAGTGGCTGATCCGGGTTTGGAATGATCTTGGTCGCGCGGAGGAAAGTGTGGAGCTGGCGAAGAATCTGTTGAGCATGCCGCAGCACCCGAATGGGAATACTTTGGAGAAGAAAAACTCGGCGGCGTCGTATGGTCGGACGCGGTTGCTGGAGACGTTGTTGAAGTTTGAGCTTTGGGAAAAGGTGCTGGAGCTGGACGGGTCATCGTTGCTGGATGTCACGGCGAATCGGAGTCATGAGTTTGCGAGATTGAGGGCGATGGGTGTTGCGGCATTTTTTAGTGGAGATCAGGCGAGATTGGCCAAGACGGTGGCGAAGGCGGGATCGCTGAAAAAATCGGCACCGAAAAAAGTGGCGGAGAAAAAAGAAACGGAGAAGGAGAAAAAGGACAAGCCAGCGACCGAGAAAAAGGAGGCTGAGCCATCGTTGGAGGATCAGGCGATGGCGGAGTTGCGGGTGTTGGAGATGATGATGGCGAAAAAGCCCAAGGAGCAGATCGTCAAGTTGTTGGAAGCGTTGAAGGGGGTGCCGAATGACCGCTTGGCGCGATATCATCAGCGTTTAGGCAATCAGGAGAAGGCGATCGAAATGGCGAACAAGCTGCCCACGGATGCGGCCGGTCAGGCGCTGAGGGTGGAGATTTTGCTTGGGTATGGAAAGCGTGAGGAGGCTTTGAAGGTTTTTGATAAGGTGGGTGAGCTTGGTGCGGCGATGGATACGGATTTGCCGTTCAGCAAGAAGCTGGATGAAGCATCGGTGGAGTTAGGGATCGAAGGAGGATGGCGCAAGTCGGTGGAGGTCAGCAAGGAGGGAGCGGATCGTCCGGCATTGGATTCATTGGGTCCGCTGCACTGGAGTCCGGTGGCTGCCAAAGAACTGAAGGCGGCGGATGCGGACGGGGTGGTGCGTGAGGTGGCGGAGGATTTTGCCGGCAAGCCGGTGCTGGTGTTTTTCTATTTGAGCGGGGAGTGTTCACATTGCGTGTCGCAATTGAAGGCATTCCATGAAACGGCGGCGAAGTTCAAGGAAGCAGGGGTGGAGATGGTGGCCATTGGCAACGAATCACCGGCGGATTTGGGCCGGACCGCGAAGCTGATTGGGTCGGAGAATGAGCCGCGTGTGAAGTTGCTGGCTGATGCCAAGCTGGAGGCGTTCAAGGCATGGGGATGCCATGATGATTTTGAGCAGTCGCCGCTGCATGGAACGTTCTTGCTCGATGGCCACGGAAAGGTGCGCTGGCAGGATGTGGGCTATCAACCGTTCGACAATACGACGTTCCTGCTGGCAGAATTGAAGCGACTGTTGGGATTGCCGTAA
- a CDS encoding type II toxin-antitoxin system VapC family toxin gives MQAINYLLDTNAWFRLFDRPEQIAPSTISLLRTENVLALSSISLIEVAQKNASKRGPLFTLPIDRWFLAALPSQRIKIFDITPEIAAKTYDLGPDFHGDPADRIIAATAIIHNLVLVTSDELLLSNPLIQTLATNSSG, from the coding sequence ATGCAGGCCATCAACTATCTTCTCGATACCAACGCATGGTTCCGGCTATTTGACCGCCCCGAACAAATTGCTCCCAGCACCATTTCCCTCTTAAGAACCGAAAACGTTCTCGCCCTCTCCAGCATCAGCCTCATAGAGGTTGCCCAAAAAAACGCCTCCAAACGAGGTCCTCTGTTCACGCTGCCAATTGACCGATGGTTCCTTGCGGCGCTGCCATCTCAACGAATCAAAATTTTCGACATCACCCCCGAAATCGCAGCCAAGACCTACGACCTCGGCCCAGATTTCCACGGCGACCCAGCCGACCGCATCATCGCCGCTACCGCCATCATCCACAATCTCGTTCTTGTCACCTCAGACGAGTTGCTGCTATCCAACCCCCTTATTCAAACCCTGGCCACGAATTCTTCAGGTTGA
- a CDS encoding succinate dehydrogenase/fumarate reductase iron-sulfur subunit has translation MARTLNLTLKIWRQSSTNAKGTFQDINASAIPETASFLEMLDIVNERIISNGGDPIAFDHDCREGICGTCSLVINGNPHGPERSTTTCQLHMRKFNDGDTIWIEPFRAKAFPVIKDLAVDRSAFDRIVQAGGFISVRTGTAQDANSLPISKEAADSAMDAAECIACGACVAACPNSSAMLFTSAKVGQLNTLPQGQPEKHRRTAAMVQTMDESGFGNCSNHYECEGACPKDISVKWIAKMNRDYTLATAHHSITAPIAKAGGEG, from the coding sequence ATGGCCCGCACGTTAAATCTCACTCTCAAAATCTGGCGTCAATCCAGCACCAACGCCAAAGGCACTTTCCAAGACATCAACGCCAGTGCCATTCCTGAAACGGCGTCGTTCCTTGAGATGCTCGACATCGTCAATGAGCGCATCATCAGCAACGGTGGTGATCCGATCGCCTTCGACCACGACTGTCGCGAAGGCATCTGCGGGACGTGCTCACTCGTCATTAACGGCAATCCGCACGGACCCGAGCGCTCCACCACCACCTGCCAGTTGCACATGCGCAAGTTCAACGATGGCGACACCATCTGGATCGAACCCTTCCGCGCCAAAGCTTTTCCTGTCATCAAAGACCTCGCCGTCGACCGCAGTGCTTTTGATCGCATCGTGCAAGCCGGTGGCTTCATCAGCGTGCGCACCGGCACTGCCCAGGACGCCAACTCCCTCCCTATTTCTAAAGAAGCCGCCGACTCCGCCATGGACGCCGCTGAGTGCATCGCCTGCGGAGCGTGCGTCGCCGCCTGTCCGAACTCCAGCGCCATGCTGTTCACCTCAGCGAAGGTCGGCCAGCTAAACACGCTTCCTCAAGGCCAGCCCGAAAAACATCGTCGCACCGCCGCCATGGTGCAGACCATGGACGAATCCGGCTTCGGCAATTGCAGCAATCATTACGAATGCGAAGGTGCCTGCCCAAAAGACATCAGCGTGAAGTGGATCGCCAAAATGAACCGCGACTACACCCTCGCCACCGCCCATCACTCCATCACCGCCCCGATTGCCAAAGCTGGTGGCGAAGGTTAA
- a CDS encoding fibronectin type III domain-containing protein, with the protein MIWIWMLPLMGVALAVEVVDGPHVEVSEKGAVVRWKTSGESGSRVRFGVSKDQLQTQTAAGGGVTTHHEVKLEGLKPATVYYFNVGTARRVLKEGQFATLGAGAPSQPMIENDAPPRGPPGPAIEESKPKPTQSPALKVPPLRAIWGSLDSLEDHYERHGPDFQSRSAEEYAQQAWLFLQRAIDEGFPAKLDDADGTVRVFDPKTRAFAAYRRDGKARTYFKPGSRDYFERQPGKPVRLTRRASR; encoded by the coding sequence ATGATTTGGATTTGGATGCTTCCGCTGATGGGGGTGGCCTTGGCGGTTGAGGTGGTGGATGGTCCGCATGTCGAAGTTTCGGAAAAAGGTGCGGTGGTCCGTTGGAAGACCAGCGGGGAGAGCGGTTCCCGCGTGAGGTTTGGGGTGTCTAAGGATCAGTTGCAGACTCAGACAGCGGCGGGTGGCGGTGTGACCACCCATCACGAAGTGAAGCTGGAGGGATTGAAGCCGGCGACGGTCTATTATTTTAATGTGGGAACGGCCCGGCGGGTGTTGAAGGAGGGTCAGTTTGCGACTTTGGGGGCCGGAGCGCCGTCGCAGCCAATGATTGAAAACGATGCACCGCCTCGCGGTCCTCCTGGTCCGGCAATCGAAGAGTCAAAGCCGAAGCCGACTCAATCGCCTGCGCTCAAGGTGCCACCGTTGCGGGCGATTTGGGGGAGTCTGGATTCTTTGGAAGACCACTATGAAAGGCATGGTCCCGATTTCCAGTCGCGCAGTGCGGAGGAGTATGCGCAGCAGGCGTGGCTGTTTTTGCAGCGGGCGATTGATGAAGGTTTTCCTGCGAAGCTGGACGATGCCGATGGCACGGTGCGGGTGTTCGATCCGAAGACCCGGGCCTTTGCAGCGTATCGACGGGATGGCAAAGCCCGCACTTATTTCAAACCTGGCAGTCGCGACTATTTTGAAAGGCAACCCGGCAAGCCAGTTCGTCTAACCCGGCGAGCATCCCGATAG
- the menB gene encoding 1,4-dihydroxy-2-naphthoyl-CoA synthase has translation MWTTVKDFTDIKLEKTSDGVAKITINRPEVRNAFRPLTVQEMLQAFDIAHEDPEVGVVILTGEGPDAFCSGGDQKVRGHAGYVGGDGVPRLNVLDLQKKIRGIPKPVIAMVAGYAIGGGHVLHVVCDLTIAADNARFGQTGPKVGSFDGGLGSSYLARIVGQKKAREIWYLCRQYDAQQALDMGLVNTVVPLAQLEEETLKWAREILQHSPLALRCLKSALNADCDGQMGLLDLAGNATLLYYMSEEAKEGKNAFVEKRKPDFSKFPRVP, from the coding sequence ATGTGGACCACCGTCAAAGACTTCACTGACATCAAGCTGGAAAAGACCAGCGATGGTGTGGCCAAGATCACCATCAACCGGCCTGAGGTGCGCAATGCATTCCGGCCGCTGACGGTGCAGGAGATGTTGCAGGCTTTTGACATTGCCCATGAAGATCCAGAGGTCGGAGTGGTGATCCTGACGGGCGAAGGTCCGGATGCGTTTTGTTCTGGTGGCGACCAGAAGGTAAGGGGACATGCGGGTTATGTGGGTGGCGATGGAGTGCCGCGATTGAACGTGTTGGATTTGCAGAAGAAGATTCGTGGAATTCCGAAGCCGGTCATCGCAATGGTGGCGGGTTATGCCATTGGTGGCGGTCATGTCTTGCATGTGGTGTGTGATCTGACCATTGCGGCAGACAACGCGCGCTTTGGTCAAACGGGTCCGAAGGTGGGTTCGTTTGACGGCGGATTGGGCAGCAGCTATCTGGCGCGGATCGTGGGACAGAAGAAAGCGCGGGAGATTTGGTATTTGTGTCGTCAATATGATGCGCAGCAGGCGCTCGACATGGGTTTGGTGAACACGGTGGTGCCGCTGGCGCAGCTGGAAGAGGAGACCTTGAAGTGGGCGAGGGAGATTCTGCAACACAGCCCGCTGGCCCTGCGTTGTTTGAAGTCGGCTTTGAACGCGGACTGCGATGGTCAGATGGGACTGCTGGATCTGGCAGGCAATGCGACCTTGCTTTATTACATGAGCGAAGAAGCAAAGGAAGGGAAGAACGCGTTTGTAGAAAAAAGGAAACCGGATTTTTCCAAGTTTCCTAGGGTGCCTTGA
- a CDS encoding S41 family peptidase has protein sequence MTRLNGICCRIWLLMMGLTSANRLQAEEGNPVDGLSQNAVQSAFQLLRRDYIRREDLTFEELNRAALQGLLERLDFGADLVSVDEVEEKVKSGVHAEFLAPGVAYLRPESFGEGEGEMFAAALKDVVGKSATRLIVDLRAGGVGLFEEAALMLQCFVPEGEVMFKLRQLGEGEAELFVSRGAPLWEGEVVILMDRATGNAAETLAAALHEHGRVLLIGEKTQGSTVRYTELPLDEKMNLRYASAEMLLPSDGSIFKKGLVPNFELKMHRGEVERIIEKSRGKSMKPFVMDQVRPRYNEAALVHGGNPELDDYVQKSSGKKLPSDEPPLRDEVLQRALDLLTVETIVASAKIKWNEAEERTDTTSVKTDNEAQPDQRDKP, from the coding sequence ATGACGAGGCTGAATGGGATTTGCTGCCGGATTTGGTTGTTGATGATGGGTTTGACGTCTGCAAATCGGTTGCAGGCGGAGGAGGGGAATCCGGTGGATGGGCTTTCGCAAAATGCGGTGCAGTCGGCTTTTCAGTTATTGCGCCGCGATTACATTCGTCGCGAGGATCTCACCTTTGAAGAGCTGAATCGTGCGGCGTTGCAGGGGTTGTTGGAACGTTTGGATTTTGGAGCGGATCTGGTGTCGGTGGATGAGGTCGAGGAAAAGGTGAAGAGTGGGGTGCATGCGGAATTTCTCGCGCCGGGGGTGGCTTATTTAAGGCCGGAAAGTTTTGGTGAGGGGGAAGGGGAGATGTTTGCGGCGGCTTTGAAGGACGTGGTGGGCAAATCCGCCACGCGGTTGATTGTGGATTTGCGGGCTGGTGGCGTGGGATTGTTTGAAGAGGCGGCGCTGATGTTGCAGTGCTTTGTGCCGGAGGGGGAGGTGATGTTTAAGCTGCGTCAGTTGGGGGAAGGAGAGGCAGAGCTTTTTGTGTCGAGAGGAGCCCCTCTCTGGGAGGGGGAGGTGGTGATCTTGATGGACCGTGCTACGGGCAATGCGGCAGAGACGTTGGCGGCGGCGCTGCATGAGCACGGACGGGTGTTATTGATCGGTGAGAAGACGCAGGGATCGACCGTGAGGTATACGGAACTGCCATTGGATGAGAAGATGAATTTGCGTTATGCGAGTGCCGAGATGTTGCTGCCGAGCGATGGGTCAATCTTCAAGAAAGGGTTGGTGCCGAATTTTGAGTTGAAGATGCATCGCGGGGAGGTGGAGCGGATCATCGAAAAAAGCCGTGGCAAGAGCATGAAACCATTTGTGATGGATCAGGTGAGACCGCGATACAATGAAGCGGCTTTGGTGCATGGCGGGAATCCGGAACTGGACGATTATGTGCAGAAGAGCAGCGGCAAGAAGCTCCCCAGTGACGAACCGCCATTGCGGGATGAGGTGTTGCAGAGGGCACTGGATTTGTTGACGGTCGAAACCATTGTTGCCAGCGCCAAGATCAAATGGAATGAAGCGGAGGAGCGGACGGATACAACTTCGGTGAAAACTGACAATGAAGCGCAACCTGACCAACGAGACAAACCATGA
- a CDS encoding type II toxin-antitoxin system Phd/YefM family antitoxin: MTVLESTERQIAVSQFKAHCTEELRSVEEDGITLIITRHGKAIAQISPPSSKNIPTIAEWIGSGKKFTLASDEMVNSFDSPTWKPHDWEQKPAQTLDPMDN, encoded by the coding sequence ATGACCGTGCTCGAATCTACCGAGCGGCAAATCGCCGTTTCACAATTCAAAGCCCACTGCACCGAAGAACTCCGGTCGGTTGAAGAGGATGGCATCACACTCATCATCACCCGTCACGGCAAAGCCATCGCCCAGATCTCCCCGCCATCGTCAAAGAATATCCCCACCATCGCTGAATGGATTGGTTCAGGCAAAAAATTCACCCTGGCCTCGGACGAGATGGTGAACTCATTCGATTCCCCCACTTGGAAACCTCACGACTGGGAGCAAAAACCCGCCCAAACTCTTGATCCGATGGACAACTGA